The Streptomyces sp. V4I8 genome includes the window GACCGCTCGGGGTAGCCGTAGGCGATCGCCAGGCCGTGCCGCGTCGCGCTCTCGGCGATCGCGTCCGCGCAGTCGCCGTCGGCGGGCTCGGCGAGGCGCGCGATGTCGTCGCCGATCGCGTACCCGGTCAGGAACATCTCCGGCGCGACCAGCAGCCCGGCGCCCGCGGCGGCGGCACGGCCCGCGGCCTCGTCGAGGACCTTGAGGTTCTCGACGGTGGAGCCGGGGCGGCCGGAGCTCTGGAGCAGGGCGGTGCGCATGCGTGTTCCTCACCGGACGGAAGGGGGGCAGGAGGGCCGTGTAGGGGCCACGTAGACCGTACGGGCGGCCGAGCAGGGCGGACAAGAAGGAGCCGTTGCGCGCCGGTGAGCTGTTCGTTGCGTGCGACGCGGGGTGGGCGGCGATTCGTTGCGCGACCGCAGACGTAGGCCCGCTCGTCCTCTGGTCGCAGGGCAGGCCGACACCCCCGCCGGACGGCGGAGACGGGGTCCCGCCCCCGGCGCGATGTGCCCCGGGCGTGACGCCGGGACAGTGGTGACCATCCACTTGACCTGCGGAAAGGACCGCCATGAACCGCCGTACGAAGATCGTCGCGCTGGGCTCCGCACTGCTGCTCGCCGCCGGCGCGGCCTCGGCCGCCACCGCGTCCGACGGACCACGGTCGCGGGAGGCCGCCGCGCTCACCGGCACCGCGAAGCTGTACCGGTCGGCCGGGGACGACATCACGTTCTCGTTCGACGCGCATCTGGCGGCGAAGGACACCGCCGACCCGACGAAGGCCACCGGCACCTTCGAGTTCAGCCACTACCTGAACGGCGAGGGCGCCCGCGCGAAGGCGAAGGTCGACTGCCTACTGACCGGCGGCGAGGTGGCCGTCGTATCCGGCGTCATCACCTCCTCCGACCTGCCGGGCGCCAAGGGCAAACGGGTCGGCGTCACCGTCCACGACCTCGGCCGTCACGACCGGCTGGGCTACAGCTGGGCGTCGACGGGCAGCCCCGTCGAGACGAAGGAGCTGCCCAAGTGCGTGAGTTCGGCGCCCTTCGAGAAGGTCAGGAAGGGCACCGGGGACTTCACGGTCGTGCCGTGGCAGCCCGAGCTCTAGCCAGGACCAGCGCCGCCACCAGGTAGGGAACCGCGAGGATCGCGAAGACCGTGCTGTGCGCCGCACCGGTGCTGCCGAGCAGCGCGTACAGGCCGAAGGTGCCCACCGTGGCCAGCTCGGTGCCGAGGCTCGCGACGGAGGTGAGGGTGGCCCGGCGGGAGTCGTCGATCCGGTGCTGGAGACGGACGTCGGCCAGCACCTCCGCCAGCTGGAACCCGCCGAAGGCGAGGCCGACGAGGACGATGCCGGCCACCGTGCCGGCCGCGGCTCCCACGGCCAGGGCGAGCGCGGCGCCCGCGAGCAGCGCCGCGAGCCCTCTCGTGCCGAGCCGTTCGGCCGGCCCGGCCAGGAGGCTTCCTGCGGTGACGCCCGCCCAGATCAGCAGGATCAGAAAGGGGACGGTCGCCTCGGCGACGCCGAGGTCCCGGACCAGCAGCGGGGTGTACTCGTCGAGCGCGCCCCATACGGCGGCGACGGCGGGGACCAGCAGCAGCGCACCCCGCACGGCACGGTCCCCGCGGACCTCGGCGAGCCCGGTCCGCAGGGTCGTCGCCCAGCTGTCGCCCCCGTTCTCCGGCCGCACGCGGTGCTCCGGGAACCGGCTCGCCGAGGCGGCGGTCAACAGACAGGCCAGCACGCTCGCCGCGCCGACGGCCGGGTAGCCGCCCAGCGCGATGACAGGCCCGGCGAGGCCGACGGAGGCCATCGTCGCCACCAGTCGCGCGGCCCGGGCCCGGCCCATGACCCGCGCGTACCGGTCGGCGGCCCCCAGCCGGTCCAGCTCGTCGTAGACCAGCGCCTCCAGCGCACCGGACCCGAGCGCTCCGCCGGCGCCCCACAGGACGAAGCCGAGGGCGAAGGCCCAGTACGACGGGAGCAGCACCCACAACCCGAAGCCGACGGCCGTGAGCAGCGGGCCGAGCCACAGCAGCAGCCGCCGCGAGACGGCGTCGGCCCAGGCTCCGGAGGGGACCTCCAGCAGGACGCCGGTGATCGACCACAGGGCGAACAGGGAGGAGATCTGCCAGAGCGACATGCCGGTGTCGGCGAACAGCAGCGCGTACACCGGGTAGAGCAGGACGAAGTCGTCGAGGAACGAGTAGCCGTACAGCGTGGCCGTGAGCCGCCGGACCTCGGAGGTGGGCACACGCGCAGGTGAGAGTGTCATGGGGCCTTCCCGCAGGGACTGTTCGGACACCGGAGGTGGAGATACGGCATCCGAGGCGGCCCTCGGGAGGCACGGCTGGTGGATCAATGTCGCCAGGTCATGGCATCGATGGTAGGCGGGCCCGGCGCGGGAGCGCAGCCGAAATCATCGGCGGGGAAACTCATCGGCGAGGAGGAGCGGCGCGCCCCGCGCCTCCGCCGAGCGGCGACGGACGTCGGCCCACGGGAGGACGCCGGGACGCGAGCCCGCCCGCGAGACTCCCGGCATGGACGCCACCGAGATCCTCGACCTGCCGTACGTCGACACGCACACGTCGCTCGTCGCCGCGAAGCCGGACGCCGTCTGGCGTGCCCTCGGCGAGACCGTCGACCGCCCCGGGTTCCACGTCGTCACCGCGGTACCGGCCAAGGAGCTGGCCCTCGCCGGAAGCCATCCCTTCGCGACGTACGCCCTGATCTTCCGGTTGGAGGAGGCGGGAGCCGGTCGCACTCGGGTGCGGGCCGAGAGCAGGGCCGCGTTTCCCGGCCCGGCAGGCCGCCTGTACCGACTTCTGGTGATCGGAACGCGCGGCCACGCATGGGCCGTACGGCGCATGCTGAGAAGGGTGGGCGAAGACGCCCTCGAGGGGCGCGGGACTGTGTAGATGTGCGGCTCCGCCGCGTGGGCGCGACAAGCCCCCACGGAGCCACAGACGGCGAACTACGTGGGTGACCCGGAAGAAAACCGCCGAAGCAAGGGCGACAGCACCAGCACCGACTTGGTCCGCTCCACGAACGGCTCCCCCGCGATCCGCTCCAGCACCCGCTCGAAGTGCCGCATGTCCGAGGCGAAGACCTGCACGACCGCATCCGCCTCACCGGTCACGGTCGACGCGGCCACGACCTCCTGATACCGCTCCAGCCCTCGCCGGATGGTGTCCGGCGAGGTGTTGTGCCGGCAGTAGATCTCGACGAACCCCTCCGTCTCCCAGCCGAGGGCCGACGGGTCCACCCGTACGGTGAACCCGGTGATGGCCCCGGTGGCGCGCAGCCGGTCCACGCGCCGTTTCACGGCGGGCGCGGACAGTCCGACGAGTTGCCCGATGTCCGCGTAGGAGCGACGGGCGTCCTCGGCGAGGGCGTGCACGATGCGTTCGTCGAGATCGTTCAGCACTGCGGGTGGTTCACTTCACTTCTGGTGCGACGGGGGCGCCCGCTGTGGCGAGGCGCGAACGGCGATAGCCGTACCCGAAGTAGAACACGAGACCGGCGGCCATCCAGAACCCGAAGACGACCCAGGTGACGGTGTCGAGGCTGAACATGTTGTACGCGCAGAACAGGAAGCCCAGCACCGGCAGCACCGGCCCGAACGGCACCCTGAACGTGCGCTCGAGCTCGGGCCGCCGGTAACGCAGGACGATCACCGCGATGTTGACCAGGGCGAAGGCGAACAGCGTGCCGATGCTGGTGGCGTCGACGAGCTTGCCCAGCGGGATGAGGGCGGCG containing:
- a CDS encoding Lrp/AsnC family transcriptional regulator, which encodes MLNDLDERIVHALAEDARRSYADIGQLVGLSAPAVKRRVDRLRATGAITGFTVRVDPSALGWETEGFVEIYCRHNTSPDTIRRGLERYQEVVAASTVTGEADAVVQVFASDMRHFERVLERIAGEPFVERTKSVLVLSPLLRRFSSGSPT
- a CDS encoding Repetin, encoding MNRRTKIVALGSALLLAAGAASAATASDGPRSREAAALTGTAKLYRSAGDDITFSFDAHLAAKDTADPTKATGTFEFSHYLNGEGARAKAKVDCLLTGGEVAVVSGVITSSDLPGAKGKRVGVTVHDLGRHDRLGYSWASTGSPVETKELPKCVSSAPFEKVRKGTGDFTVVPWQPEL
- a CDS encoding MFS transporter, producing MTLSPARVPTSEVRRLTATLYGYSFLDDFVLLYPVYALLFADTGMSLWQISSLFALWSITGVLLEVPSGAWADAVSRRLLLWLGPLLTAVGFGLWVLLPSYWAFALGFVLWGAGGALGSGALEALVYDELDRLGAADRYARVMGRARAARLVATMASVGLAGPVIALGGYPAVGAASVLACLLTAASASRFPEHRVRPENGGDSWATTLRTGLAEVRGDRAVRGALLLVPAVAAVWGALDEYTPLLVRDLGVAEATVPFLILLIWAGVTAGSLLAGPAERLGTRGLAALLAGAALALAVGAAAGTVAGIVLVGLAFGGFQLAEVLADVRLQHRIDDSRRATLTSVASLGTELATVGTFGLYALLGSTGAAHSTVFAILAVPYLVAALVLARARAATARP